In Meleagris gallopavo isolate NT-WF06-2002-E0010 breed Aviagen turkey brand Nicholas breeding stock chromosome 3, Turkey_5.1, whole genome shotgun sequence, one DNA window encodes the following:
- the NRSN1 gene encoding neurensin-1 translates to MSSYADICGSKHAQGSTEGGYQRYGVRSYLHQFYEDCTASIWEYEDDFQIQRSPSRWSSAFWKVGLVSGTAFMLIGLMVLVVGFLVPPKIEALGKDDFVVVDTRAIQFNGSLDICKLSGAILFCIGGTAMAACLLMAAFAKSYSKEEKYLQQRFKERIADIKAHANPVTKAPAPGESKIPVTLSKVQNVQPSSQT, encoded by the exons ATGAGCTCCTATGCTGACATCTGCGGGTCCAAGCACGCGCAGGGCAGCACGGAAGGAGGTTACCAACGCTATGGAGTTCGGTCCTACCTGCATCAGTTTTATGAGGACTGCACAGCTTCAATTTGGGAGTACGAGGATGATTTTCAGATCCAGAGATCGCCTAGCAGGTGGAGCTCTGCATTCTGGAAG gtCGGACTCGTCTCTGGGACGGCTTTCATGCTGATTGGTTTAATGGTTCTTGTAGTGGGTTTTCTTGTGCCACCGAAAATCGAAGCTCTTGGGAAAGATGATTTTGTTGTAGTGGATACCCGTGCCATCCAGTTCAATGGGTCCCTTGATATATGCAAGCTGTCAGGAgcaattttgttttgcattggaGGAACCGCCATGGCAGCGTGTCTGCTGATGGCTGCTTTTGCTAAAAGTTActccaaagaagaaaagtacCTCCAGCAAAGATTTAAAGAGAGGATAGCAGATATAAAAGCCCATGCAAACCCAGTCACAAAAGCGCCAGCACCAGGAGAATCAAAGATACCCGTCACTTTGTCCAAAGTTCAAAATGTCCAACCTTCATCTCAAACCTGA